CCAGTCTATTTGAACGGGGAATAGAGATATTGTTTGTTGATATTTTTAAAGTACAAATTAAGCAACTTTCTAAGTATAATAAGTTATACTATAGTAATTAGAAAGTTGAACTAATATTCATTATGATGATAAGATAAGTCGTTTCTCGAATCAGCAACTATATAATATTTCTATTATTTTTAGAAAAATTGCTGGAATGGAAAGATTCGAAATTCACAAATGACAAAGTAAGTGGACTTGGCCTATTGAATCATGAATATACCCGCTATTCTGATATTCAAATTTGATAGAGATTAAATTGGAACAGTTGACCTTTTTTTTCTTTAAACTTTGCTTGAATTTGTCGATATTTCCAATTAAATCCTTGTGGTCCTAGCTATTCTATAGGAATAAAAATTGGCGAGTCTCTTCCTCCTAGAGGGGAGAAAACTTTTAGTTCAAATCACAACCTAAAAAAGCCATTTTCCATATTTTTCTTTTCTTTGATTCCAAAACGGAATGAATTTCGATCTTATCTTTCGAATAAGATTCCAATATAGTGTGGCTTCGTGTACCAACTATTTCTATATCCATGCATCCCATATTTTTGTTCCGACAATGAGATGGAGAATACATGCGTGAAAGAAGCTTTTTCCTACGATATTTTTTGAATATCGTATGGAATAAAAATAAAGTAAAAAAATAGAAAATTCTCCGTATATTTCTTTCTTCGATCCGTGAAAATGAAAAGATATATTCTGACATTTCCGATTGATCTGAAGGAAAAAAACTAACTCTAAACAGACAAAAAATAAACATATTTATTAGAGAATAATCTCTATGTAACAATAAGCTTAATTTGTTGATAGAAAGAAAAGGTTGGTTTGAAGATAAATCCGTAACGAGAGAGGAGATCGGTTGTTCCTTGATGAGCTCTTTCAAAAGATTAATAGTTGAGTCTAATAAGTTAAAATAAAGGAATAATTGAATTTATAAATTTACTTTAACCTAAGTTAATTTATGAACCACTAAAGAATTTAGTTTTTCGAAACCCTATAGTTAAGGGTCAGTATACGAGAAATCATCCATAAATGAAATGATCGAATTCTCGGACTCCAAAAAATGCTATGGGGTGCTCGGAAATGGTTGAAGTAGTTGAATAGGAGGATCACTATGACTATAGCCGTTGGTAAATTTACCAAAGACGAAAAAGATTTATTTGATAGTATGGATGACTGGTTACGGAGGGACCGTTTTGTTTTTGTAGGTTGGTCTGGTCTATTGCTCTTTCCTTGTGCTTATTTCGCCTTAGGGGGTTGGTTTACGGGTACAACCTTTGTAACTTCATGGTATACCCATGGATTGGCCAGTTCTTATTTGGAAGGCTGCAATTTCTTAACCGCAGCAGTTTCTACTCCTGCTAATAGTTTAGCCCACTCTTTATTGTTACTGTGGGGTCCTGAAGCACAAGGGGATTTTACTCGTTGGTGTCAATTAGGTGGCCTGTGGGCTTTTGTTGCTCTTCATGGTGCTTTCGCACTAATAGGTTTTATGTTACGTCAATTCGAACTTGCTCGGTCTGTTCAATTGCGCCCTTATAATGCAATCGCATTCTCTGGTCCAATTGCTGTTTTTGTTTCTGTATTCCTGATTTATCCACTAGGTCAATCTGGTTGGTTCTTTGCGCCTAGTTTTGGTGTAGCAGCTATATTCCGATTCATTCTCTTTTTTCAAGGGTTTCATAATTGGACGCTGAACCCATTTCATATGATGGGAGTTGCCGGTGTATTGGGCGCCGCTCTGCTATGCGCTATTCATGGTGCTACCGTTGAAAATACTTTATTTGAAGATGGTGATGGGGCAAATACATTCCGGGCTTTTAACCCAACCCAAGCTGAAGAAACTTATTCAATGGTCACCGCTAACCGCTTTTGGTCCCAAATCTTTGGGGTTGCTTTTTCCAATAAACGTTGGTTACATTTCTTTATGTTATTTGTACCAGTAACCGGTTTATGGATGAGTGCTCTTGGAGTAGTCGGTCTGGCTTTGAACCTACGTGCCTATGACTTCGTTTCCCAGGAAATCCGTGCAGCTGAAGATCCTGAATTTGAAACTTTTTACACCAAAAATATTCTCTTAAACGAGGGTATCCGTGCTTGGATGGCGGCTCAAGATCAGCCTCATGAAAACCTTATATTCCCTGAGGAGGTTCTACCCCGTGGAAACGCTCTTTAATGGAACTTTAACTTTAGCCGGCCGTGACCAAGAAACCACCGGTTTCGCTTGGTGGGCCGGGAATGCTCGACTTATCAATTTATCTGGTAAACTACTTGGAGCTCATGTAGCCCATGCCGGATTAATCGTATTCTGGGCCGGAGCAATGAACTTATTTGAAGTGGCTCATTTCGTACCAGAGAAGCCTATGTATGAACAAGGATTAATTTTACTTCCCCACCTAGCTACTCTAGGTTGGGGGGTAGGCCCTGGCGGGGAAGTTATAGACACTTTTCCATACTTTGTATCGGGAGTACTTCACTTAATTTCGTCGGCCGTATTGGGCTTTGGTGGTATTTATCATGCACTTTTGGGCCCTGAAACTCTTGAAGAATCTTTTCCATTCTTCGGTTATGTGTGGAAAGATAGAAATAAAATGACCACAATTTTGGGCATTCACTTAATCTTGTTAGGTATAGGCGCTTTTCTTCTAGTATTCAAGGCTCTTTATTTTGGGGGCGTATATGATACATGGGCTCCCGGAGGTGGAGATGTAAGAAAAATTACCAACGTCACCCTTAGTCCAAGTATTATATTTGGTTGTTTACTAAAATCGCCTTTTGGAGGAGAAGGGTGGATTGTTAGTGTAGACGATTTGGAAGATATAATAGGGGGGCATGTATGGATAGGTGTCATTTGTATACTTGGTGGAATCTGGCATATTTTAACAAAACCTTTTGCATGGGCTCGCCGCGCACTTGTCTGGTCTGGCGAGGCTTATTTGTCTTATAGTTTGGCTGCTTTATCTGTCTTTGGTTTCATTGCTTGTTGTTTTGTCTGGTTCAATAATACTGCTTATCCTAGTGAGTTTTACGGGCCCACTGGACCAGAAGCTTCTCAAGCTCAAGCATTTACTTTTTTAGTTAGAGACCAACGTCTTGGGGCTAACGTGGGATCCGCTCAAGGACCTACTGGTTTAGGTAAGTATCTAATGCGTTCTCCGACTGGAGAAGTTATTTTTGGGGGCGAAACTATGAGGTTTTGGGATTTGCGCGCTCCGTGGTTAGAACCCCTAAGAGGTCCAAACGGTTTGGACTTGAGTCGCCTGAAAAAAGATATACAACCTTGGCAAGAACGACGTTCAGCAGAATATATGACTCATGCTCCTTTAGGTTCTTTAAATTCTGTGGGTGGGGTGGCTACCGAGATCAATGCAGTCAATTATGTCTCTCCTAGAAGTTGGTTATCTACTTCTCATTTTGTTCTAGGATTCTTCCTATTCGTAGGGCATTTGTGGCATGCGGGAAGGGCTCGTGCAGCTGCAGCAGGATTTGAAAAAGGAATTGATCGTGATTTTGAACCTGTTCTTTCGATGACCCCTCTTAATTGAGACAAGAAATTCAATGTTTTAAGACAGGAATGGAATCACTTGGATTCCATCATACATATTACATGTTGGGATCGGGTCATACGTAAAAAGTCTTCCTTTTTTTTTCAACTCATTTCTATATAATTTAATTTCTTTTTTTTCTGGCTCGGCTAGGTGAGATAGCCGAGCCATTCTCTTTAATTTTATATTTTACCAGACGAAGCAACACTAATAAATTCAAATAAGGAAACAGTTCTATTGAACGAGCAAAAGGAGAGAGAGGGATTCGAACCCTCGATAGTTCTGAATAAAGAACTATGCCGGTTTTCAAGACCGGAGCTATCAACCACTCAGCCATCTCTCCACCATAAGTCAATTTCTATTTTATTCTTATTCCCCCGAACAGAACATGGTTATATAAGCTGATACCATCACAAGTTGTAGAAAAATATTAGGTGTAAGTTGATAGGGTGATCCATTTATCTGTATATTATATATAAAAGTATGATCTAGCACACCCATTTAAGTATTTATTAATATTAATTAATAAATTCCCCGTGGTTCTATCTTTGAATAAAGTGGTAATAAGTCATATTATATAGAATCAATGAATTCCATAGTAATAGTGGAAAATCCCTACGTGATACATTTTTTACTTTTAGTAAAATGACTGATAGAGGGATCAAATGGTATAGTTTGTTTTTTGATAGCTTGGAGGATTATACGTATGACTATAGCTTTCCAATTGGCTGTTTTTGCATTAATTGCCACTTCATCAATCTTACTGATTAGCGTACCCGTTGTATTTGCTTCTCCCGACGGTTGGTCAAGTAACAAAAATATTGTATTTTCCGGTACATCATTATGGCTTGGATTAGTCTTTCTGGTGGGTATCCTTAATTCTCTCATCTCTTGAACCTATTTGTTCTAGATCCTAAAATGACCCCTCCCCCGAATTCGAATTCTTTCGGGTTGTGAGACACAGTAAAATTAAATCAATATAACAATAAAAAAATTCCCCAAAAATACAAACAAATAAGGAAAACAAAAAAAATTAGAGGGAGGGGTCAAACTTAAATTTCTTCAACAAATTTTTTGAATCAAATAAATAAAGAAATTAAGAATTTAATCGGAATCGACTTGAAGAGAGTATCTGGTCCGACTCTACACAAATATCATCCAGATATATATTATATATTCATGTATATACAGGTACATATTCCTTCTCAAGAAGGAAAAAATGCGGATATAGTCGAATGGTAAAATTTCTCTTTGCCAAGGAGAAGACGCGGGTTCGATTCCCGCTATCCGCTCAAGGGAAAGTAAATTTATTTACTATGAGAAAGAATTTGGTTAGTGTAGTGATTTTATCCTTTTCTTTTTTTTTCTTACCCCTCCCCCAAAAAAACATAATAAATATGAATTTCAATATTTATTTAGTAGTATTTAGGTAACTTACGAGTTAACAGATTCAAACCTAAAATTTTTGACAAAATTCAAATTTTGCGGAGACAGGATTTGAACCCGTGACCTCAAGGTTATGAGCCTTGCGAGCTACCAAACTGCTCTACCCCGCGTCTAAGAAAAGGGCTGGAAACGAATGGACAAACAAAAATGAAATGGGCCCTTTACCATATCTGTACAAATAGAATAACCCATTTGTACAGAATGGTAAAGGGTCTCTCTATGATCGATGATGATCATAGAAATGCAAATATCCTTTTTTTCTTTACCAACTTGATCTTGTTGCCCCTGGCAACAAACATGTGTGAACCATTTCACGAAGTATATGTCCAGATAACCCAAAGTCTCGTATGTTAGCTCTCGGTCTTCCGGTCAAAAAACAACGTCGATGAAGACGCGCAGGTGCACTATTACGTGGTGGAGATTGTAACTTTCCATGAATTTCCCATTTATCACTCAACGATGTTACTTTGCGTATTTCTTGTTTTGAGGATCGACGAATCAAATGATATTTTTGTTCTAAATTTCTTCTCTTCTTCTCCCGCTGAATCAAACTTTTCCTTGCCATAATGGTTCAGTTCCTATTAGTATCAATGATACAAGTCGGATCCTAGATGTAAAAGTGTATAAGAAAGGGGGCTCCCTTCTCCGTCGCCAGAAATGAGATTATCGTGAAGACAACACAAAAATTAACCGAATTTGCCCGATGTAGAGGCAATCAAGAAAGCCGCATATGTGAATATATAACCTACGGAGAAGTGGGCTAATCCAACTAATCTTGCTTGTACAATGGAAAGAGCTACCGGTTTATCTCTCCATCGAATCAAATTGGCCAAAGGTGTGCGTTCATGAGCCCATGCTAAAGTTTCAATCAACTCCTGCCAATATCCACGCCACGAAATTAAGAACATAAATCCCGTAGCCCAAACAAGATGTCCAAATAAGAACATCCAGGCCCAAACCGATAAACTATTCATACCAAATGGATTATATCCATTGATAAGTTGTGAAGAGTTTAACCATAGATAATCTCTTAACCATCCCATCAAATAAGTGGAAGATTCATTAAATTGTGAAACATTACCCTGCCATAATGTGATGTGTTTCCAATGCCAATAAAAGGTAACCCACCCAATGGTATTTAACATCCAGAAAACCGCCAAATAAAATGCGTCCCAAGCCGAAATATCACAAGTACCGCCTCGTCCTGGACCATCGCAAGGAAAACTATAACCGAAATCCTTTTTATCTGGCATTAACTTTGAACCGCGTGCATCTAAAGCACCTTTTACTAAGATCAATGTAGTTGTATGTAAACCTAGAGCAATAGCATGATGAACCAAAAAGTCTCCAGGCCCTATTGTTAAGAATAGGGAATTACTATTCTCATTAACAGCATTTAACCAGCCAGGCAACCATATACTTCGACCCGCATTGAATGCCGGTCCACTTGTTGAGGATAAAAGTACATCAAACCCATATGAAGTTTTCCCATGAGCAGATTGTATCCATTGAGCAAATATGGGTTCGATCAAAATTTGTTTTTCTGGAGTACCAAAAGCAAGCATGACATCATTATGAACATAAAGACCCAAGGTATGGAACCCTAAAAAGAGACTGGCCCAACTTAAATGGGATATAATAGCTTCTTTATGGTCTAACATTCTTGCCAATACATTATCTTCATTCTGTTCCGGATTGTAATCTCGAATGAAAAATATAGCTCCATGAGCAAAAGCTCCTGTCATAATGAATCCTGCGATGTATTGGTGATGTGTATATAACGCAGCTTGAGTCGTAAAATCTTGGGCTATGAACGCATAAGCAGGTAAAGAGTACATGTGTTGGGCTACCAAGGAAGTTATAACACCTAAAGACGCTAGGGCAAGTCCTAATTGAAAATGAAGCGAATTGTTGATTGTGTCATAAAGACCTTTATGTCCGCGTCCCAATCGTCCCCCTGGGGGAATATGCGCTTCTAAAAGATCTTTCATACTGTGCCCAATCCCAAAGTTCGTTCTATACATATGACCCGCAACAAGAAAAACAAATGCAATAGCTAAATGATGATGAGCCATATCAGTTAGCCATAAACTTTGCGTTTGTGGATGAAATCCCCCAAGAAGGGTTAGGATGGCAGTTCCCGCCCCTTGGGAGGTACCAAATAAATGACTGCTTGAATCGGGGTTTTGAGCATAAAGATTCCACTGACCTGTAAAAAGGGGACCTAATCCTTGAGGATGTGGTAATACGTCTAAGAAATTATTCCATCGAACGTACTCTCCTCTGGATCCGGGAATAGCGACATGAACTAAATGTCCTGTCCAAGCCAAGGAACTTACTCCAAAGAGTCCTGACAAGTGATGGTTGAGACGGGATTCGGCATTTTTGAACCACGAAACGCTCGGTTTCCATTTTGGTTGTAGGTGTAACCAACCCCCTAGTAAAGATATAACAGAAAGAAATAATAGAAAAAGAGCTCCAGTATAAAGATCTTCATTAGTGCGTAAACCTATTGTATACCACCACTGATAAACACCAGAATAAGCGATATTCACTGGGCCAAGAGCACCTCCCCGAGTAAAAGCTTCTACAGCAGGTTGACCAAAATGAGGATCCCAAATTGCATGAGCAATAGGTCTTACGTGTAAAGGGTCCTGTACCCATGACTCAAAATTTCCTTGCCAAGCTACATGAAACAGATTTCCGGAAGTCCACAGAAAAATGATTGCTAATTGCCCAAAGTGAGAAGCAAAAATATTCTGATAAAGACGTTCTTCAGTAATATCATCATGACTCTCGAAGTCATGTGCGGTAGCAATACCAAACCAAATACGACGAGTAGTGGGGTCCTGAGCTAAGCCTTGGCTAAACCTTGGAAATCTTAATGCCATAATGCTTTTCAAATCCTCCTAGCCATTATCCTACTGCAATAATTCTTGCTAAGAAGAACGCCCATGTTGTGGCAATTCCACCCAGAAGGTAATGGGTTACTCCTACAGCACGTCCTTGTACAATGCTCAAGGCTCTAGGCTGAGTAGCAGGAGCAACTTTTAATTTATTATGAGCCCAAACGATGGATTCAATAAGTTCTTGCCAATAACCACGCCCGCTAAATAAAAACATTAAACTAAAAGCCCATACAAAATGAGCACCTAGGAAAAAGAGACCATATGCAGATAATGAAGAACCGTAAGACTGAATTACCTGGGATGCTTGCGCCCATAAGAAATCACGTAGCCACCCATTAATAGTAATAGAACTTTGCGCAAAGTTTCCTCCAGTGATATGAGTTACCACCCCTTGATCGCTTATACTACCCCAAACATCTGACTGCATTTTCCAACTGAAATGAAATATTACTACCGAAATTGAGTTGTACATCCAGAATAGCCCTAAGAATACATGATCCCACGCGGATACTTGGCATGTTCCCCCTCTTCCAGGTCCATCACAAGGGAAGCGAAACCCAAGATTTGCTTTATCCGGTATCAAACGAGAGCTACGAGCAAATAGAACGCCTTTTAGAAGTATTAGTACCGTCACATGAATTGTAAAAGCATGAATGTGGTGGACTAAAAAATCTGCGGTCCCTAGTGGAATGGGTAACAAGGCTACTTTTCCACCCACTGCTACTAAATCACTACCTCCCCAAGTCAAACTGGTGCTTGCTGTTGCACCCGGAGCCGTTGCACTAGGCGCTAAAGCATGGGTGTTTTGTATCCATTGAGCGAAGACAGGTTGTAATTGTATAGCGGTATCTGAAAACATATCTTGAGGACGCCCTAAAGCACTCATGGTATCATTATGAATATATAAACCAAAACTGTGAAATCCTAGAAATATACATGCCCAGTTAAGATGTGATATGATTGCATCGCGATGTCTAAGAACCCGATCTAATAGGTCGTTGTATCGAGTAGTTGGATCATAGTCTCTTACCATAAAAATGGCCGCATGCGCAGCAGCACCAACTATGAGAAATCCACCAATCCACATGTGATGTGTAAACAATGAAAGTTGGGTACCATAGTCAGTAGCTAGATATGGATAAGGGGGCATCGCATACATATGATGAGCTACAACGATGGTTAAAGAACCTAACATAGCTAGGTTAAGAGCTAATTGAGCATGCCATGACGTTGTTAAGATCTCATATAAGCCTTTATGTCCCTGGCCCGTAAATGGACCTTTATGAGCCTCTAAAATATCTTTTAGACCATGCCCAATGCCCCAGTTCGTTCTATACATATGACCCGCTATCAGGAAAAGAATTGCAATAGCTAAATGATGGTGTGCAGTATCGGTCAGCCACAGACCTCCAGTTACTGGGTCTAACCCTCCACGAAAAGTAAGAAAGTCCGCATATTTTGACCAATTCAAAGTGAAAAACGGGGTTGCTCCTTCGGCAAAACTGGGATAAAGTTGAGCCAAAAGATCCCGATTCAAGATTAATTCATGAGGAAGCGGTATCTCTTTAGGATCTACTCCAGCATTTAGAAATTGGTTAATCGGTAAAGATACATGGATTTGATGACCCGCCCAAGAAAGAGACCCAAGTCCTAGTAGTCCTGCTAAATGGTGATTCAACATAGATTCCACATCTTGGAACCAAGCTAATTTTGGAGCCGCTTTGTGATAATGGAACCAACCAGCAAAAAGCATTAATGCTGCAAAGACCAATGCACCAATTGCGGTACAATAAAGTTGTAATTCACTAGTTATTCCAGATGCTCGCCAAATTTGAAAAAACCCAGAGGTTATTTGTATTCCTCGGAAACCTCCCCCTACATCACCATTCAATATTTCTTGACCCACTATCGGCCAAACTACTTGGGCACTAGGTCCAATGTGAGTAGGATCGCTTAGCCATGCTTCATAATTGGAAAAACGGGCACCGTGGAAATACATACCACTCAGCCAAAGAAAGATGATGGAGAGTTGACCGAAATGGGCACTAAAAATTTTTCGGGAGATCTCCTCCAAATCGCTGGTATGGCTATCGAAATCGTGAGCATCAGCATGTAGGTTCCAGATCCATGTAGTAGTTTCAGGGCCCTTAGCTATTGTTCTTGAAAAATGACCAGGTTTGGCCCATGCCTCAAACGAAGTTTTTACGGGATCCCTATCTACCAAAATTTTTACTTCTGGTTCCGGCGAACGAATAATCATTGAGTCCTCCTCTTTCCGGACAAGACATACAAAGAGACCTGCCAACATTCAAATAATTGGTGAACCTCGGAGAGATATTTAAAATTTATTTCTTTCACTTCTATCTCCCATCTCTCTATTTTTTTTTTAGTTATTTACTAGAGCAATTATGATCTGGAAGTCGATCCAGGGCAAGTGTTCGGATCTATTATGACATAGACGTGTGGCGCTCAACGGACCTTTTTTTTTATTCAAAGCCCTTTTTAGGTTTTTTTAATATAAAAATGATTTTTTTGTGCAACTTAGATTTAGTATTTTAGAATAATGAATAATATTTCTATCTATAAATATAGAAATATTATTCATTATTCTAAAATATTTTTTTTTATTTAAAATAGTAATTTATTTATTTGTATTAATAGCTAATAGACGAAAAGAAATAAATCTATTCTGTATTCTAGCTCTGTATTCTTTATCCCTACGAAATACCAGACAAACCAGAATGATCTGAAAACCGATAGAAAGAAATTCTTTAATTGGTTCTTTCTCGAAGAATGATTCCATTTTATTTGACTAATAGACCAAAAAGAATTCTAAAAAATAACAATTTTTTCTTTTATTCGAAACGCCCCGTGATCTTCAACCAATTATGCGCTTCAATATAATTCCCAGGAGTAAGCGTTAGAGCCTGTTTCCAATACTCAGCGGCTTGATCGAACCAAGCCTCCGCAATTTCAGAATCTCCCTGTCGAATGGCTTGTTCTCCCCGGTCGGAATAGGAATAAGGTCAATTCCTTCCCTTAGAACCGTACTTGAGAGTTTCCTACCTCATACGGTCCGCAGTCAATTCTTTATGGTGTCCTATTAAACCGAATGCGATTTCTTTTTGTTCATAGATTTCTGATTTCTATTCTACTGTTCGGAGGAACCAAAAGAGGTTAATCAGATGAGTTTCAAACTTTCATTTTGATTTAATTAAAAATCAGTTTCAGTTTTATCTTTTCTCCCACCTGCAGAAGAAGAAGCCCAAGTATTTACGCCTATCCTTCATATTTTCCGCAAGGTAACTATCTCGGTTTCATATCGAGATTTATATAGAATCTTTGAAAAAGGCTTTCCTTCATAAGTAAGAAAGAAAAGACTTACTATCTTTGGGATTTGATCCTACACCGCCGCTCAATACCTTAGTCTTAGTGGATCAACTCTATTACATAAGTCAATTCCTTACTTTTTTCTATCTTATATATAGACATAAGTAAGCAGTTCTTTATCTTAATGTATTGGCCCAAAACCCCATTAATTGATCTTTACGGTGCTTCCTCTCTATCAATTAGATCTTTTTTTTATCCATAGACATAGAAAAAAGTATCTAGGCATATTTTGACTTCTATTAATATGAAGTTTATTTCTTTGCTACAGCTCAAGGAAATCGTCGTTTTGGACGATGCATTTGTAACGAGCCTTTTTTTTTAGTATTTACTAGAAGATTTTGTCTTCCTTTTTCTTTCTATAGTGGAGATAGCCGCACGTAATGACAGATCACTGCCATATTATTAAAAGCTTGTGGTAAGAATGGGTTTCGTTCTAGTGCCCTAAAATAATATTCTAAAGCTTTCGTATGTTCTCCATT
This region of Spinacia oleracea plastid, complete genome genomic DNA includes:
- the psbC gene encoding photosystem II 44 kDa protein (CP43): MKTLYSLRRFYPVETLFNGTLTLAGRDQETTGFAWWAGNARLINLSGKLLGAHVAHAGLIVFWAGAMNLFEVAHFVPEKPMYEQGLILLPHLATLGWGVGPGGEVIDTFPYFVSGVLHLISSAVLGFGGIYHALLGPETLEESFPFFGYVWKDRNKMTTILGIHLILLGIGAFLLVFKALYFGGVYDTWAPGGGDVRKITNVTLSPSIIFGCLLKSPFGGEGWIVSVDDLEDIIGGHVWIGVICILGGIWHILTKPFAWARRALVWSGEAYLSYSLAALSVFGFIACCFVWFNNTAYPSEFYGPTGPEASQAQAFTFLVRDQRLGANVGSAQGPTGLGKYLMRSPTGEVIFGGETMRFWDLRAPWLEPLRGPNGLDLSRLKKDIQPWQERRSAEYMTHAPLGSLNSVGGVATEINAVNYVSPRSWLSTSHFVLGFFLFVGHLWHAGRARAAAAGFEKGIDRDFEPVLSMTPLN
- the psaB gene encoding photosystem I P700 chlorophyll a apoprotein A2 (PsaB), translated to MALRFPRFSQGLAQDPTTRRIWFGIATAHDFESHDDITEERLYQNIFASHFGQLAIIFLWTSGNLFHVAWQGNFESWVQDPLHVRPIAHAIWDPHFGQPAVEAFTRGGALGPVNIAYSGVYQWWYTIGLRTNEDLYTGALFLLFLSVISLLGGWLHLQPKWKPSVSWFKNAESRLNHHLSGLFGVSSLAWTGHLVHVAIPGSRGEYVRWNNFLDVLPHPQGLGPLFTGQWNLYAQNPDSSSHLFGTSQGAGTAILTLLGGFHPQTQSLWLTDMAHHHLAIAFVFLVAGHMYRTNFGIGHSMKDLLEAHIPPGGRLGRGHKGLYDTINNSLHFQLGLALASLGVITSLVAQHMYSLPAYAFIAQDFTTQAALYTHHQYIAGFIMTGAFAHGAIFFIRDYNPEQNEDNVLARMLDHKEAIISHLSWASLFLGFHTLGLYVHNDVMLAFGTPEKQILIEPIFAQWIQSAHGKTSYGFDVLLSSTSGPAFNAGRSIWLPGWLNAVNENSNSLFLTIGPGDFLVHHAIALGLHTTTLILVKGALDARGSKLMPDKKDFGYSFPCDGPGRGGTCDISAWDAFYLAVFWMLNTIGWVTFYWHWKHITLWQGNVSQFNESSTYLMGWLRDYLWLNSSQLINGYNPFGMNSLSVWAWMFLFGHLVWATGFMFLISWRGYWQELIETLAWAHERTPLANLIRWRDKPVALSIVQARLVGLAHFSVGYIFTYAAFLIASTSGKFG
- the ycf3 gene encoding photosystem I assembly protein Ycf3; protein product: MSRNGNFIDKTFSVVANILLQIIPTTSGEKEAFTYYRDGMSAQSEGNYAEALQNYYEAMRLEIDPYDRSYILYNIGLIHTSNGEHTKALEYYFRALERNPFLPQAFNNMAVICHYRGEQAIRQGDSEIAEAWFDQAAEYWKQALTLTPGNYIEAHNWLKITGRFE
- the psbZ gene encoding photosystem II protein Z (YCF9), with protein sequence MTIAFQLAVFALIATSSILLISVPVVFASPDGWSSNKNIVFSGTSLWLGLVFLVGILNSLIS
- the rps14 gene encoding ribosomal protein S14, whose translation is MARKSLIQREKKRRNLEQKYHLIRRSSKQEIRKVTSLSDKWEIHGKLQSPPRNSAPARLHRRCFLTGRPRANIRDFGLSGHILREMVHTCLLPGATRSSW
- the psaA gene encoding photosystem I P700 chlorophyll a apoprotein A1 (PsaA), giving the protein MIIRSPEPEVKILVDRDPVKTSFEAWAKPGHFSRTIAKGPETTTWIWNLHADAHDFDSHTSDLEEISRKIFSAHFGQLSIIFLWLSGMYFHGARFSNYEAWLSDPTHIGPSAQVVWPIVGQEILNGDVGGGFRGIQITSGFFQIWRASGITSELQLYCTAIGALVFAALMLFAGWFHYHKAAPKLAWFQDVESMLNHHLAGLLGLGSLSWAGHQIHVSLPINQFLNAGVDPKEIPLPHELILNRDLLAQLYPSFAEGATPFFTLNWSKYADFLTFRGGLDPVTGGLWLTDTAHHHLAIAILFLIAGHMYRTNWGIGHGLKDILEAHKGPFTGQGHKGLYEILTTSWHAQLALNLAMLGSLTIVVAHHMYAMPPYPYLATDYGTQLSLFTHHMWIGGFLIVGAAAHAAIFMVRDYDPTTRYNDLLDRVLRHRDAIISHLNWACIFLGFHSFGLYIHNDTMSALGRPQDMFSDTAIQLQPVFAQWIQNTHALAPSATAPGATASTSLTWGGSDLVAVGGKVALLPIPLGTADFLVHHIHAFTIHVTVLILLKGVLFARSSRLIPDKANLGFRFPCDGPGRGGTCQVSAWDHVFLGLFWMYNSISVVIFHFSWKMQSDVWGSISDQGVVTHITGGNFAQSSITINGWLRDFLWAQASQVIQSYGSSLSAYGLFFLGAHFVWAFSLMFLFSGRGYWQELIESIVWAHNKLKVAPATQPRALSIVQGRAVGVTHYLLGGIATTWAFFLARIIAVG
- the psbD gene encoding photosystem II protein D2, coding for MTIAVGKFTKDEKDLFDSMDDWLRRDRFVFVGWSGLLLFPCAYFALGGWFTGTTFVTSWYTHGLASSYLEGCNFLTAAVSTPANSLAHSLLLLWGPEAQGDFTRWCQLGGLWAFVALHGAFALIGFMLRQFELARSVQLRPYNAIAFSGPIAVFVSVFLIYPLGQSGWFFAPSFGVAAIFRFILFFQGFHNWTLNPFHMMGVAGVLGAALLCAIHGATVENTLFEDGDGANTFRAFNPTQAEETYSMVTANRFWSQIFGVAFSNKRWLHFFMLFVPVTGLWMSALGVVGLALNLRAYDFVSQEIRAAEDPEFETFYTKNILLNEGIRAWMAAQDQPHENLIFPEEVLPRGNAL